From Gemmatimonadaceae bacterium, the proteins below share one genomic window:
- a CDS encoding (2Fe-2S)-binding protein, with protein sequence MPVSFTVNGTRRTVDVPADTPLLWVLRDALDLKGTKFGCGVAQCGACTVHMNGTPTRSCVLPVAAVEGASITTIEGLSADGSHPLQKAWMELDVPQCGYCQAGQLMSAAALLARTPKPSDADIDAAMNGNLCRCATYARIREGIHRAAAIAANNE encoded by the coding sequence ATGCCCGTCTCGTTCACGGTCAACGGCACCCGCCGCACGGTGGATGTGCCCGCCGACACCCCCCTCCTCTGGGTCCTCCGGGACGCCCTCGACCTCAAGGGCACCAAGTTCGGCTGTGGGGTCGCCCAGTGCGGTGCCTGCACCGTTCATATGAACGGCACGCCGACCCGCTCCTGTGTACTGCCGGTGGCGGCGGTCGAGGGCGCGAGCATCACTACTATAGAAGGGCTCTCCGCCGACGGCTCCCACCCGCTGCAGAAGGCGTGGATGGAGCTCGACGTGCCGCAGTGCGGCTACTGCCAGGCCGGTCAGTTGATGTCGGCCGCCGCGCTGCTTGCGCGCACGCCGAAGCCGAGCGACGCGGACATCGACGCCGCGATGAACGGCAACCTGTGCCGCTGCGCGACCTACGCGCGCATCCGGGAAGGCATCCACCGCGCCGCGGCCATCGCCGCGAACAACGAGTGA
- a CDS encoding PLDc N-terminal domain-containing protein gives MTFGFLRDLPGWWPYATGAIVLAFNLAATANVILRKRDVRAVIAWTGVIWLTPVVGAVLYAGLGLNRIRRRAAELQRERRRLPLSTPMATAIARVGTEATVSEQMKPFARLGEAMSGRPLLTGNAVQVLHNGDEAYPAMIAAIDSAERTVALASYIFGADRAGMQFVDALARATKRGVDVRVLVDGFGVRYTQPSVHKVLRRAGVRSELFLPKVRDAGLAFFNLRSHRKVLTVDGRVAFTGGINIQERNIHALAPKRLVRDLHFRLEGPVVGQLQEVFSEDWAFTTGEVLDGDGWYPPLPRAGETTARCFTDGPDGDIEILRTVLLGALSVARERVRIVTPYFLPEQPLISALSVAALRGVEVDIVLPAKVNIPMVQWAATAQLWQVLRPGCRVFVTPLPFDHTKLMVVDREWALFGSSNWDPRSLRLNFELDVEVHDPDLASSLDDIVANRIVAGREVTLADVDARPIPVKLGHGLARILSPYL, from the coding sequence ATGACCTTCGGCTTCCTCAGAGACCTGCCCGGTTGGTGGCCCTATGCGACAGGCGCCATCGTGCTGGCGTTCAACCTCGCGGCCACGGCCAACGTGATCCTGCGGAAGCGCGATGTGCGCGCCGTGATTGCGTGGACGGGCGTGATCTGGTTGACGCCGGTCGTCGGCGCGGTGCTCTACGCGGGACTCGGCCTGAACCGCATCCGCCGGCGGGCCGCCGAGCTGCAGCGGGAGCGCAGGCGGCTGCCGCTCTCGACACCGATGGCCACGGCGATCGCGCGGGTGGGGACTGAGGCGACCGTTTCCGAGCAGATGAAGCCCTTCGCCCGACTTGGCGAGGCGATGAGCGGGCGGCCCCTGCTGACCGGCAACGCGGTGCAGGTGCTGCACAACGGCGATGAAGCCTATCCGGCGATGATTGCGGCGATTGACAGCGCCGAGCGAACGGTGGCCTTGGCCAGCTACATCTTCGGGGCGGATCGGGCCGGGATGCAGTTCGTGGATGCGCTCGCGCGCGCGACGAAGCGCGGCGTGGACGTGCGCGTGCTCGTGGATGGCTTCGGCGTGCGCTACACCCAACCTTCCGTGCACAAGGTGTTACGCCGCGCCGGGGTGAGGAGCGAGCTGTTCCTGCCAAAGGTTCGCGATGCGGGCCTCGCCTTCTTCAACCTGCGCTCGCACCGCAAGGTGCTCACGGTGGACGGGCGCGTGGCCTTCACCGGCGGCATCAACATCCAGGAGCGCAACATCCACGCCCTGGCGCCGAAGCGGTTGGTGCGCGACCTGCATTTCCGCCTCGAGGGGCCCGTGGTTGGGCAGCTGCAGGAGGTGTTCAGCGAGGACTGGGCGTTCACCACGGGCGAGGTGCTGGACGGTGACGGCTGGTATCCGCCGTTGCCGCGCGCGGGTGAGACCACCGCGCGGTGCTTCACAGACGGTCCCGACGGCGACATCGAGATCCTGCGCACCGTGCTGTTGGGCGCGCTGTCCGTGGCGCGCGAGCGCGTGCGCATCGTGACGCCGTACTTCCTGCCCGAGCAGCCGCTGATCTCCGCCCTCAGCGTGGCGGCGCTGCGCGGTGTCGAGGTGGACATCGTCCTACCGGCCAAGGTGAACATCCCGATGGTGCAGTGGGCAGCGACGGCGCAGCTCTGGCAGGTGCTGCGCCCGGGTTGCCGCGTGTTCGTGACGCCGCTGCCGTTCGATCATACCAAGCTGATGGTGGTGGACCGCGAGTGGGCGCTCTTTGGGTCCTCCAACTGGGATCCGCGGTCGCTGCGGCTGAACTTCGAGCTTGATGTCGAGGTCCACGACCCCGACCTGGCCTCGTCCCTCGATGACATCGTCGCGAATCGAATCGTCGCGGGGCGGGAGGTCACGCTGGCCGACGTCGATGCCCGCCCGATCCCCGTGAAACTCGGACACGGATTGGCGCGCATCCTGTCGCCCTACCTCTGA
- a CDS encoding mechanosensitive ion channel, whose product MSENVGRDLVNFLSNWFFSGGGERLVIVLLALVAIVVGARFARHAASSHIGDADLRYRVRKAITFVAAALGIALVLSSLSGRLGGLTVAFGVAGAGIAFALQEVIASVAGWVAVLFGGFYAPGDRVQLGGIKGDVIDIGILRTTLMECGQWVDGDLYNGRIVRVANSFVFKEPVVNYSADFPFLWDELKVPITYRSDRHEARSILQNVANEVTRDTVDAGRRTWAAVVRKYRIEDARIEPMVHLRATDNWIEFTVRYIVDYRRRRATRDEIFSRILDAFDASGGRIQIASATFELVGAPPLAVQLKSEPR is encoded by the coding sequence GTGAGCGAGAACGTGGGCCGAGACCTCGTGAACTTCCTGAGCAACTGGTTTTTCTCAGGTGGCGGGGAGCGCCTGGTCATCGTCCTGCTCGCGCTGGTGGCGATCGTCGTGGGCGCACGCTTCGCCCGGCACGCGGCGTCCTCGCACATCGGCGATGCGGACCTGCGCTATCGTGTGCGAAAGGCTATCACCTTCGTGGCCGCCGCGCTCGGCATTGCGCTCGTGTTGAGCAGCCTCTCGGGCCGCTTGGGTGGCCTCACCGTCGCCTTCGGCGTGGCCGGTGCCGGCATCGCCTTCGCCCTGCAGGAAGTGATTGCCTCGGTGGCCGGCTGGGTGGCCGTGCTCTTTGGCGGCTTTTACGCACCGGGCGACCGCGTGCAGCTCGGTGGCATCAAGGGCGACGTCATCGACATCGGCATCCTTCGTACGACCCTGATGGAGTGTGGCCAGTGGGTGGATGGCGACCTCTACAACGGCCGCATCGTGCGCGTGGCCAACAGCTTCGTGTTCAAGGAACCGGTCGTGAACTACTCGGCCGACTTCCCGTTCCTGTGGGACGAGCTCAAGGTGCCCATCACCTACCGGTCGGACCGTCACGAGGCGCGCAGCATCCTGCAGAACGTGGCCAACGAGGTTACGCGCGACACCGTGGATGCGGGGCGTCGCACCTGGGCCGCGGTGGTCCGCAAGTACCGCATCGAGGACGCGCGCATCGAGCCGATGGTCCACCTCCGGGCGACGGACAACTGGATCGAGTTCACCGTGCGCTACATCGTGGACTACCGACGTCGCCGCGCGACGCGCGACGAGATCTTCTCGCGTATTCTTGATGCGTTCGATGCCTCCGGTGGGCGGATCCAGATTGCCTCGGCGACATTTGAGCTGGTGGGAGCACCGCCTCTCGCGGTGCAACTGAAATCGGAGCCCCGTTGA
- a CDS encoding sodium:solute symporter produces MHWINWLVVVAYLLWVVGDGMRRSRGATNIQAYFLANRSLPWWAVGLSVMATQLSAITLIGTTGQGATDGLRFVQFYFGLPLAMVILGVTLVPFLHGAKVYTAYEYLERRFNPATRSLTSFLFLCSRGMSAGTIIAAPAVIFSAVLGWDLWLSVAIIGVPTIAYTAVGGVGAVTWADVKQMFVIVLALLGVVAVLVLRMPVPMDDALMIAGATGRMRVFDFSFNINETYTFWSGIIGGTFLMLSYFGADQSQVQRYLAARSVDEARSSLLMSAYWKIPLQALVLLVGVLIFLYYAFQPSPLLWNPTHDRAARAAAPAEFATLDQRYGELLNRRRDLATSMPALRDQGNEAATAAALARFADADREAAAVRAEALRRAEQVIGAPTRDVNYIVPRFVLDHLPLGLAGLFLAAVLAAAMSSIAAELNSLATASVVDFYQRWFKRDGSDAHYLFAGRLMTAFWGLFACVVATRAASLGSLIEVVNRFGSFFYGSILGVFMLAMIPWARGVGAVVGLVVGMSTVAAVTFGAPQVSFLWHNVIGALTVVVVGSLLSAVWPRGDAAAVDAGAGV; encoded by the coding sequence ATGCATTGGATCAATTGGCTGGTCGTCGTGGCGTATCTCCTGTGGGTGGTCGGCGACGGCATGCGCCGCTCGCGTGGCGCCACGAACATCCAGGCCTACTTCCTCGCCAATCGCTCGCTGCCGTGGTGGGCCGTCGGCCTCTCCGTCATGGCCACGCAGCTCTCGGCCATCACACTGATCGGCACCACGGGGCAGGGTGCCACGGACGGACTGCGCTTCGTGCAGTTCTACTTTGGCCTGCCGTTGGCGATGGTCATCCTTGGCGTCACGCTGGTGCCATTCCTGCACGGCGCCAAGGTGTACACGGCCTACGAGTATCTCGAGCGGCGCTTCAATCCCGCGACGCGCTCGTTGACGAGCTTCCTCTTCCTCTGCTCGCGGGGGATGTCGGCGGGCACGATCATCGCCGCGCCGGCGGTGATCTTCTCCGCCGTACTCGGTTGGGACCTCTGGCTGTCGGTGGCCATCATCGGCGTGCCGACAATTGCCTATACGGCGGTCGGCGGCGTGGGCGCGGTGACTTGGGCGGATGTGAAGCAGATGTTCGTGATTGTGCTCGCGCTGCTGGGAGTCGTCGCCGTGCTCGTGCTCCGGATGCCGGTGCCGATGGATGATGCCCTGATGATCGCCGGTGCGACCGGTCGCATGCGCGTGTTCGACTTCTCGTTCAACATCAACGAGACTTACACCTTCTGGTCGGGCATCATCGGCGGGACCTTCCTGATGCTCTCGTACTTCGGCGCCGACCAGAGCCAGGTACAGCGCTATCTCGCCGCGCGCTCCGTGGACGAGGCCCGCAGCTCGCTGCTGATGAGCGCGTATTGGAAGATTCCGCTGCAGGCGCTGGTGTTGCTCGTCGGCGTGTTGATCTTCCTCTACTACGCGTTTCAGCCGAGCCCGTTGCTGTGGAATCCCACGCACGACCGCGCGGCGCGTGCGGCGGCGCCAGCGGAGTTCGCAACGCTGGACCAGCGCTACGGCGAGCTGCTGAATCGCCGTCGCGACCTCGCCACCAGCATGCCGGCGCTGCGCGACCAGGGCAACGAAGCCGCCACCGCCGCCGCCCTCGCACGCTTCGCGGACGCCGACCGAGAGGCCGCGGCCGTGCGCGCGGAGGCGCTGCGGCGCGCCGAACAGGTGATCGGCGCGCCGACGCGCGACGTGAACTACATCGTGCCGCGATTCGTCCTCGACCACCTGCCGCTCGGCTTGGCCGGCCTGTTCCTCGCCGCGGTATTGGCGGCAGCGATGTCGAGCATTGCCGCCGAGCTCAACTCCTTGGCCACGGCCAGCGTGGTGGACTTCTACCAGCGATGGTTCAAGCGCGACGGCTCCGATGCGCACTATCTGTTCGCGGGGCGCCTGATGACCGCGTTCTGGGGCCTGTTTGCCTGCGTGGTCGCCACGCGCGCCGCGTCGCTGGGTTCGCTGATCGAGGTGGTGAACCGCTTCGGGTCGTTCTTCTACGGGTCTATCCTCGGCGTCTTCATGCTCGCCATGATTCCCTGGGCGCGTGGCGTCGGGGCGGTGGTCGGCCTGGTGGTCGGCATGTCCACGGTTGCGGCCGTCACATTCGGGGCACCGCAGGTGTCCTTTCTCTGGCACAACGTGATTGGTGCGCTGACGGTCGTGGTGGTCGGCAGCCTTCTGAGCGCGGTGTGGCCACGCGGTGACGCGGCAGCCGTTGATGCGGGAGCGGGTGTGTGA